One Campylobacter concisus DNA segment encodes these proteins:
- a CDS encoding shikimate dehydrogenase gives MKTFAVFGDPIAHSVSPRLHNKAIADLALDALYTRVLLKDGNELINKFRSLKLNGANVTLPHKEFALNLADDASEAARKIGSANTLVLKNEKIYAYNTDAPGFLKAISNFKEAKSAIILGAGGTANALAYALRSQNIDVCILNRSKVRLDKFKDRYECFSWDDYKEHKFDLVVNSTSAGLKDDLLPAPKEILDSIFKNAKFAFDVIYGKQTPFLKEAKRQNLACKDGADMLLYQAVLALNLFYNGSLDEKKIEISMREALSL, from the coding sequence ATGAAAACCTTCGCAGTTTTTGGAGATCCGATAGCTCACTCGGTATCTCCAAGACTACACAACAAAGCCATTGCCGATCTAGCTCTTGATGCCCTATATACTAGGGTTTTGCTAAAAGATGGCAATGAGCTAATCAATAAATTTAGATCCCTAAAACTAAACGGCGCAAATGTCACACTCCCGCATAAAGAATTTGCTCTAAATTTAGCCGACGACGCCTCAGAAGCAGCACGTAAAATAGGCTCTGCAAACACTTTAGTGCTAAAAAATGAGAAAATTTATGCCTACAACACTGACGCACCTGGCTTTTTAAAAGCGATATCAAATTTTAAAGAGGCAAAAAGTGCCATCATCCTTGGAGCTGGAGGCACTGCAAACGCCCTAGCCTACGCACTTAGATCACAAAACATAGATGTTTGCATACTAAATAGAAGCAAGGTAAGACTTGATAAATTTAAAGATCGCTACGAGTGCTTTAGCTGGGATGATTATAAAGAGCATAAATTTGATCTAGTGGTAAATTCGACCTCAGCAGGGCTAAAAGATGATCTTTTGCCAGCACCAAAAGAGATTTTAGATAGCATTTTTAAAAATGCCAAATTTGCATTTGATGTTATTTACGGCAAGCAAACGCCATTTTTAAAAGAGGCAAAAAGGCAAAATTTAGCATGCAAAGACGGAGCTGATATGCTCTTGTATCAAGCGGTCTTGGCGTTAAATTTATTTTACAATGGCAGCCTTGATGAGAAAAAGATAGAAATTTCTATGCGAGAGGCTCTTAGTTTATAA
- the lysS gene encoding lysine--tRNA ligase translates to MFDNQHEIQRLESIDELRNLGINPYPHFLRRDMNISKFRLKFNYIKDTEEKKAEGQLVGLAGRIKLIRDAGKAVFANIEDENGNLQIYFSNKTLDPEWFKIVKKYVEIGDIVYVRGYAFITKTGEFSMHVNELNLATKSISPLPEKYHGLVDVETRYRQRYLDMIMNPEVRADFKKRSVIISTIRRFFEEKGFLEVETPMLHPIAGGANAKPFVTFHNALGVERYLRIAPELYLKRLVVGGFEAVYEMNRNFRNEGMDLTHNPEFTSIEFYWAYHNYHDLMGITEDLFNVILEKLGMEKVINFDGMEIDFSKPFKRISYKKALVEIGGLAEDVVSDKAKILAKLRADGFEANEKLDLGHLQAELFDNYVESKLIHPTFVIDYPISISPLSRRSDTNPDVAERFELFIAGRELANGFNELNDPIDQYNRFKAQIDAKNAGDDEAHEMDEDYVKALGYGMPPVAGEGIGIDRLVMLLTDKKSIRDVVLFPAMRPLKTETKENEK, encoded by the coding sequence ATATTTGACAACCAACATGAAATTCAAAGATTAGAAAGCATAGATGAGCTTAGAAATTTAGGCATAAATCCATATCCACATTTTCTTAGAAGAGATATGAATATCTCTAAATTTAGACTTAAATTTAACTATATAAAAGATACAGAAGAGAAAAAAGCAGAGGGGCAGCTAGTAGGCCTTGCTGGAAGGATAAAGCTGATCCGTGACGCTGGTAAAGCGGTCTTTGCAAACATCGAAGATGAAAATGGAAATTTACAAATTTATTTTAGTAACAAAACGCTTGATCCAGAGTGGTTTAAAATCGTTAAAAAATATGTAGAAATAGGCGATATCGTCTATGTTAGAGGCTACGCTTTTATAACAAAAACTGGCGAATTTTCAATGCATGTAAATGAGCTTAACTTAGCTACAAAATCAATAAGTCCGCTTCCAGAGAAGTACCACGGGCTAGTTGATGTAGAGACAAGATACCGCCAAAGATACCTTGATATGATAATGAACCCTGAAGTTAGGGCTGACTTTAAAAAGCGCTCGGTGATTATAAGCACGATTAGAAGATTTTTTGAAGAAAAGGGCTTTTTAGAGGTTGAAACTCCGATGCTTCACCCAATAGCTGGCGGTGCAAATGCAAAACCATTTGTGACATTTCACAACGCTCTTGGAGTTGAGAGATACCTAAGGATCGCACCTGAGCTATATCTAAAACGTCTTGTAGTTGGTGGCTTTGAGGCTGTTTATGAGATGAATAGAAACTTCAGAAATGAGGGTATGGACCTAACCCACAACCCTGAATTTACAAGTATCGAGTTTTACTGGGCATATCACAACTACCACGATCTAATGGGTATCACAGAGGATCTATTTAATGTCATTTTAGAAAAACTTGGCATGGAGAAAGTAATAAATTTTGATGGCATGGAGATTGATTTTAGCAAGCCATTTAAACGCATAAGCTATAAAAAAGCCTTAGTTGAGATAGGCGGACTTGCCGAAGATGTCGTAAGCGACAAGGCTAAAATTTTAGCAAAACTAAGAGCTGATGGCTTTGAAGCAAACGAGAAGCTTGATCTTGGCCACTTACAGGCTGAACTCTTTGATAACTACGTAGAGAGTAAGCTCATCCACCCAACTTTTGTCATCGACTATCCGATCTCTATAAGCCCACTTTCAAGAAGAAGCGACACAAATCCTGACGTGGCAGAGAGATTTGAGCTATTTATCGCTGGTAGAGAGCTGGCAAATGGTTTTAACGAGCTAAATGATCCGATCGATCAATACAACCGCTTTAAAGCGCAGATCGACGCTAAAAATGCAGGCGATGACGAGGCTCACGAGATGGACGAGGACTATGTAAAAGCCCTAGGATACGGCATGCCACCAGTTGCAGGCGAAGGCATAGGCATCGATAGGCTTGTCATGCTTTTAACAGATAAAAAATCAATACGCGACGTTGTCCTCTTCCCAGCGATGAGGCCACTAAAAACTGAGACAAAGGAGAACGAAAAATGA
- a CDS encoding barstar family protein — MKIVILDAKKMLEKEKMHEYFAKKFDLPEYYGRNLDALFDCLCEINETTLIKLKNEDALEAGLKESLVALFLDVCSENEMVKFELVKDKK, encoded by the coding sequence ATGAAAATCGTGATCTTGGATGCTAAAAAAATGCTCGAAAAAGAGAAGATGCATGAGTATTTTGCAAAGAAATTTGACCTGCCAGAGTACTACGGCAGAAATTTAGACGCGCTCTTTGACTGTCTTTGCGAGATAAATGAGACAACGCTTATAAAGCTAAAAAACGAAGATGCCCTAGAAGCGGGGCTAAAAGAGAGCTTGGTAGCGCTATTTTTGGACGTTTGTTCGGAAAATGAAATGGTTAAATTTGAGCTTGTAAAAGATAAAAAATGA
- the upp gene encoding uracil phosphoribosyltransferase → MQNVKLISHPLIEHKLTILRDKNTQPFQFRMLVDEISYLMIFEATRNLKVKDVKVQTPVAVADAKRLTTKVMICPILRAALGMLDSVFTIIPDASVGFLGFQRNEETAQAEFFYAKLPKDAKERMAIIIDPMFATGGTAIDAVKFLREKGVKEIKFISIIAAPEGLKRFSEIYPDVEVYTASIDEKLNEKNYIVPGLGDAGDRVFNTL, encoded by the coding sequence ATGCAAAACGTGAAGCTCATCTCACACCCATTGATCGAGCATAAATTAACAATCTTACGTGATAAAAACACCCAACCTTTTCAGTTTCGCATGCTAGTTGATGAGATCAGCTATCTTATGATCTTTGAGGCGACTAGAAATTTAAAGGTAAAAGATGTCAAAGTCCAAACACCAGTTGCGGTGGCAGACGCAAAAAGGCTCACTACAAAGGTGATGATATGCCCTATTTTAAGGGCTGCTCTTGGCATGCTTGATAGCGTCTTTACCATCATACCAGATGCGAGCGTTGGCTTTTTGGGCTTTCAGCGAAACGAGGAGACAGCGCAGGCTGAGTTTTTCTACGCAAAGCTTCCAAAAGACGCAAAAGAGCGCATGGCTATCATCATCGACCCTATGTTTGCGACTGGTGGCACGGCGATAGACGCAGTTAAGTTCTTGCGTGAAAAGGGCGTTAAAGAGATCAAATTTATCTCTATCATCGCTGCACCTGAAGGGTTAAAGAGATTTAGCGAAATTTACCCAGACGTCGAGGTCTATACGGCATCGATCGATGAGAAATTAAACGAGAAAAACTACATCGTTCCAGGCCTTGGTGACGCTGGCGATAGAGTTTTTAATACACTTTAA
- a CDS encoding Fur family transcriptional regulator: MIENLEYDALLEKFKRVLRDNGLKYTKQREILLKTLYNNDEHFTPERLYLFIKETYPELNIGIATVYRTLNLLEESEMVTSISFGSQGKKFELATKPHHDHMICRKCGLIIEFEDPMIEKRQISIAKEHGFKLTGHMMQLYGICEKCSKNNIKGK, encoded by the coding sequence ATGATAGAAAATTTAGAATACGATGCGTTACTTGAGAAATTTAAAAGAGTTCTTCGCGATAATGGTTTAAAATATACAAAACAACGTGAAATTTTGCTAAAAACGCTTTATAACAACGACGAACACTTTACGCCAGAAAGGCTATATCTTTTTATAAAAGAGACCTACCCTGAGCTAAATATCGGCATCGCAACCGTTTATAGAACGCTAAATTTACTTGAAGAATCAGAGATGGTAACATCTATCAGCTTTGGTTCGCAAGGCAAGAAATTTGAGCTTGCCACAAAGCCACACCACGACCACATGATATGCAGAAAATGCGGCCTTATCATAGAGTTTGAAGATCCTATGATAGAAAAAAGGCAAATAAGCATTGCAAAAGAGCATGGCTTTAAACTAACTGGTCACATGATGCAGCTTTATGGAATTTGCGAAAAATGTTCAAAAAATAATATAAAGGGAAAGTAA
- a CDS encoding CvpA family protein translates to MDLVTWFDIIIIALVLMLGIKGIINGLIKETFGLIGLIGGLVVASRFSDVAEGFISKNIYKFENPSFLQFVAFIGLWLVFWLVCLLVGKFLSKIVSVSGLGFLDRLGGFVMGSGKIFLTFSAVVAVMSGTSLNKMTEPYFTNSKVYPLLLETGRWITNIDVKNIKNEIDEMVARPKDTNKTDAFISMDANASTNTDTNVTKGE, encoded by the coding sequence ATGGATTTAGTAACTTGGTTTGACATTATCATTATCGCCCTTGTCTTGATGCTGGGCATAAAGGGCATAATAAATGGCCTCATAAAAGAGACTTTTGGGCTCATCGGACTTATCGGCGGTTTAGTTGTTGCTAGCAGGTTTTCAGATGTGGCTGAGGGTTTTATAAGTAAAAATATATATAAATTTGAAAATCCTTCATTTTTACAATTTGTCGCATTTATCGGACTTTGGCTAGTTTTTTGGCTGGTTTGTCTGCTGGTTGGTAAATTTTTATCAAAGATAGTTTCAGTAAGCGGGCTTGGCTTTTTAGATAGGCTTGGTGGATTTGTCATGGGAAGTGGCAAAATTTTTCTCACATTTTCAGCAGTCGTTGCCGTGATGTCAGGCACTTCGCTAAACAAAATGACCGAGCCATATTTCACAAACAGCAAAGTCTATCCGCTTTTACTTGAGACTGGCAGATGGATAACAAATATCGATGTGAAAAATATCAAAAACGAAATAGACGAAATGGTAGCAAGACCAAAGGATACAAACAAAACTGACGCGTTTATATCAATGGATGCAAATGCGAGCACAAATACCGACACAAACGTCACCAAAGGGGAGTGA
- a CDS encoding SPOR domain-containing protein, translated as MENEELKDILLEKDDEAKGAKLKKLLMFIAALVILFLIIIVAMKLINSGDSTQAQNEADSRLVLPPVPAEQPVDTQVPAQDTNSDVKKGDTQLFEQVPIVPENKQQDDFEDMIKKLKDKEGAKSAPKTEEPKEVVKAVEHPAEAPKKAETKVEAPAKKAETKNEAKAEKKTEAKPAKTEAKTEKKAETKAEKKPETKVEKKAEAPAKAESVAKGSYVQVFATSKFNPNADYMKKIAAKGYSYKTIKAGELTKILVGPFDEKGLQKAVNDIRKDVNKDAFVFRAK; from the coding sequence ATGGAAAACGAAGAGTTAAAAGATATACTTTTAGAAAAAGATGATGAGGCAAAGGGCGCAAAACTAAAGAAACTTCTTATGTTTATAGCAGCTCTTGTTATACTATTTTTAATCATCATCGTAGCCATGAAGCTTATAAACTCAGGCGACTCAACACAAGCACAAAACGAAGCTGACTCAAGACTAGTTCTGCCTCCAGTGCCAGCAGAGCAGCCAGTCGATACACAGGTGCCTGCACAAGATACAAATTCAGATGTTAAAAAAGGCGATACTCAGCTTTTCGAGCAAGTGCCTATCGTGCCTGAAAATAAGCAGCAAGATGATTTTGAAGATATGATCAAAAAGCTAAAAGATAAAGAAGGTGCAAAATCAGCTCCTAAAACTGAAGAGCCAAAAGAGGTAGTAAAAGCTGTCGAGCATCCAGCTGAAGCACCTAAAAAAGCTGAAACAAAAGTAGAAGCTCCAGCTAAAAAAGCTGAAACAAAAAACGAAGCTAAAGCAGAGAAAAAAACTGAAGCAAAGCCAGCCAAAACTGAGGCAAAAACCGAGAAGAAAGCTGAAACTAAAGCTGAGAAAAAACCTGAAACTAAGGTAGAAAAAAAAGCTGAAGCTCCAGCAAAAGCCGAGAGCGTCGCAAAAGGCTCTTATGTACAAGTATTTGCAACTAGCAAATTTAACCCAAATGCCGACTATATGAAAAAAATAGCAGCCAAAGGATATAGCTATAAGACTATAAAAGCTGGCGAGCTAACTAAAATTTTAGTTGGTCCATTTGATGAAAAAGGGCTACAAAAAGCTGTAAATGACATAAGAAAAGATGTTAATAAAGACGCTTTTGTCTTTAGAGCAAAATGA
- a CDS encoding DUF1882 domain-containing protein — translation MQSIDTSLIKIITTHYYIKRDTIVNKIEYKGKIFFDKFEKINEPLTYSVMKEHEDGKAIIAHSLINASDKVENIVFDYNGRTPDRFWHRAQLLLREEGFINFTAYETKTPGHLHLYVHKGHTTLNEACTLANMLSAKLSQKLAKEWRMFPNQDMPKEFNILTLPYNLYQKERGASWSKYM, via the coding sequence ATGCAAAGTATTGATACATCTCTTATAAAGATAATAACGACCCACTACTACATCAAACGTGACACGATCGTCAATAAGATAGAGTATAAGGGCAAAATTTTCTTTGATAAATTTGAAAAGATCAATGAACCACTAACTTATAGTGTCATGAAAGAGCATGAGGATGGCAAAGCTATAATCGCCCACTCGCTAATCAATGCAAGTGACAAGGTCGAAAACATAGTCTTTGACTACAACGGCAGAACTCCAGATAGGTTTTGGCATAGAGCGCAGCTTCTTTTAAGAGAAGAAGGCTTTATAAATTTCACAGCCTATGAGACTAAGACCCCAGGACATTTGCACCTTTATGTGCATAAAGGTCACACTACGCTAAATGAAGCTTGCACGCTTGCAAATATGCTAAGCGCAAAGCTTTCACAAAAGTTAGCCAAAGAGTGGAGAATGTTCCCAAATCAAGATATGCCAAAAGAATTTAACATCCTAACTTTGCCATATAACCTCTATCAAAAAGAGCGCGGAGCAAGTTGGTCAAAATATATGTAA
- a CDS encoding MqnA/MqnD/SBP family protein — translation MIFGKIDYLNLLPFHVFLKSAPLSSQIKKAIEFKKGVPSKLNRALDARKIDAAVISSIASKKANLKKLNFGIVAKKDVKSVLVRKNSDMKFDPASASSNALAKVLNLNGEVIIGDRALKAYLSEGKECFYDLGQIWHEKTNLPFVFGRFSYVKNGSFYKRLVANFLQKNVKIPNYILAKYSKSRSISEQDIKWYLKFISYKIGPKEQKSLRKFFKEHRFLREAK, via the coding sequence ATGATATTTGGAAAGATTGATTATCTAAATTTACTCCCATTTCACGTTTTTTTAAAATCAGCCCCACTAAGCTCTCAGATAAAAAAGGCGATCGAGTTTAAAAAGGGTGTGCCAAGCAAGCTAAATAGAGCCCTAGATGCCAGAAAGATCGACGCTGCGGTGATCTCAAGCATAGCTAGTAAAAAGGCAAATTTAAAGAAACTAAATTTTGGAATAGTCGCCAAAAAAGATGTAAAAAGCGTGCTTGTTCGCAAAAACTCAGATATGAAATTTGACCCAGCCTCAGCCAGCTCAAATGCCTTAGCCAAGGTGCTTAATCTAAATGGCGAGGTGATCATAGGTGACCGCGCGCTAAAAGCCTATCTAAGCGAGGGCAAAGAGTGCTTTTACGACCTTGGTCAAATTTGGCACGAAAAGACAAATTTGCCATTTGTTTTTGGTAGATTTTCTTACGTAAAAAACGGCTCGTTTTACAAAAGGCTGGTTGCAAACTTTTTGCAAAAAAATGTCAAAATCCCAAACTATATCTTGGCCAAGTATTCTAAAAGTCGCAGCATAAGCGAGCAAGATATCAAGTGGTATCTTAAATTTATAAGCTACAAAATAGGCCCAAAAGAGCAAAAATCACTCCGCAAATTTTTTAAAGAGCATAGGTTTTTAAGAGAGGCAAAGTAA
- a CDS encoding aryl-sulfate sulfotransferase, whose protein sequence is MRKTLSCVALASVLCSSAFAIGGPSGAKLDYAITGQIGEVVVNPYDTAPLTAVIKNGGYTLSNAKVTIVPKQGGQTISYKVADKHLRTHGGIPVFGMYPDYQNTVEVEYDKSYKGKTEHIKESYKIYAPAIYLESAGTPNQKGALFDKIEVTKPASAKFANRLYYVNNFVNKTGKGTKVVWNNPAGGAIEWNYSPNNFILDTKGEVRWYLEPSKIYDLKQPFHAGVMMGFKQNDDGAMTWGYGQRYAKYDIMGREIFNRELPASYNDFSHSMDVAQNGHYFLRVANADYKRADGKNVRTVRDVIVELDRDGNVVDDFRLYEILDPYRDIVLKTLDQGAVCLNIDAKKAGHTASSDELQSMDTHDKWGDIVGAGPGRNWAHVNSVDYDPSDDSIIISSRHQDAVIKIGRDKQVKWIMGAHKGWSDKFKDKLLQPVDSKGNKIVCEDEYSKCPGYESDKGGFDWQWTQHTAFRIDSKSKKGEIYLSVFDNGDTRGMEQPAIAGMKYSRAVIYKIDENKKTIEQVWEYGKERGKEWYSSVTSLTEYQTDLDSVMVYSAVAGMQFDIAKGRPVGLPSPHINEFEWGAKEPSIEIKMTNAMGYQAFPFSLQKAFEK, encoded by the coding sequence ATGAGAAAGACTTTGAGTTGTGTTGCACTAGCCTCTGTGCTTTGCTCGAGCGCTTTTGCGATAGGCGGTCCAAGCGGGGCTAAACTTGACTACGCTATCACTGGGCAGATCGGCGAAGTAGTGGTAAATCCTTACGATACTGCCCCACTTACAGCAGTCATCAAAAATGGCGGCTACACACTAAGCAACGCTAAGGTCACTATCGTGCCAAAACAAGGCGGTCAAACTATAAGCTACAAAGTGGCTGACAAGCATCTTCGCACACATGGTGGCATTCCAGTTTTTGGCATGTATCCTGACTATCAAAACACCGTTGAGGTCGAGTATGACAAGAGCTACAAGGGCAAGACTGAGCATATAAAAGAGAGCTATAAAATTTACGCCCCAGCTATCTACCTAGAGAGCGCTGGCACGCCAAATCAAAAGGGCGCACTATTTGACAAGATCGAGGTTACTAAGCCTGCTAGCGCTAAATTTGCAAACCGCCTCTACTACGTAAATAACTTTGTCAATAAAACAGGCAAGGGCACAAAAGTCGTTTGGAACAACCCGGCTGGCGGTGCGATCGAGTGGAACTACAGCCCAAATAACTTCATCCTTGATACAAAAGGCGAGGTTAGATGGTATCTTGAGCCAAGTAAAATTTACGACCTAAAACAGCCATTTCACGCTGGCGTTATGATGGGCTTTAAGCAAAATGACGACGGCGCTATGACTTGGGGATATGGCCAAAGATACGCAAAATACGACATCATGGGTAGAGAAATTTTCAACCGCGAGCTACCAGCTAGCTACAACGACTTCTCACACTCAATGGACGTAGCACAAAACGGACACTACTTCTTGCGCGTGGCAAATGCCGACTACAAAAGGGCTGATGGCAAAAACGTAAGAACAGTGCGCGACGTCATCGTTGAGCTTGACCGCGACGGCAACGTAGTTGATGACTTTAGACTATATGAAATTCTCGATCCTTACCGCGACATCGTGCTAAAAACGCTTGATCAAGGTGCAGTTTGCTTAAACATAGACGCTAAAAAAGCAGGCCACACAGCAAGCTCTGATGAGCTTCAGTCTATGGATACACACGATAAATGGGGCGACATAGTTGGCGCTGGTCCTGGACGCAACTGGGCACACGTAAATAGCGTGGATTACGATCCAAGCGATGATAGCATCATCATCTCAAGCCGTCACCAAGACGCAGTTATCAAGATCGGCCGTGACAAACAAGTAAAATGGATCATGGGCGCTCACAAGGGCTGGAGCGATAAATTTAAAGATAAGCTGCTTCAGCCAGTCGATAGCAAAGGCAACAAGATCGTCTGCGAAGATGAGTACTCAAAATGCCCAGGATACGAGAGCGACAAAGGTGGCTTTGACTGGCAATGGACGCAACACACAGCATTTAGGATAGATAGCAAGTCTAAAAAAGGCGAAATTTACCTAAGTGTCTTTGACAACGGCGATACAAGAGGCATGGAGCAACCAGCCATCGCTGGCATGAAGTACTCTCGTGCGGTTATTTATAAGATCGATGAGAACAAAAAGACTATCGAGCAAGTTTGGGAGTACGGCAAAGAGCGTGGCAAAGAGTGGTATAGCTCAGTTACCAGCCTTACAGAGTATCAAACTGACCTTGACAGCGTTATGGTCTACTCAGCCGTCGCTGGCATGCAGTTTGACATAGCAAAAGGTCGTCCAGTAGGACTTCCTAGCCCACATATCAACGAATTTGAGTGGGGCGCAAAAGAGCCTAGCATCGAGATAAAGATGACAAATGCTATGGGCTATCAAGCGTTTCCATTTAGCTTGCAAAAAGCGTTTGAAAAGTAA
- a CDS encoding serine hydroxymethyltransferase, which translates to MSLQSYDKDIYDLVNLELKRQCDHLEMIASENFTYPEVMEVMGSILTNKYAEGYPGKRYYGGCEFVDEIEQIAIDRCKELFGCEFANVQPNSGSQANQGVYGALLNPGDKILGMDLSHGGHLTHGAKVSSSGKMYESFFYGVELDGRINYDRVMDIAKIVKPKMIVCGASAYTREIEFKKFREIADAVGAILFADVAHIAGLVVAGEHQNPFPHCDVVSSTTHKTLRGPRGGIIMTNNEEYAKKINSSIFPGIQGGPLVHVIAAKAVGFKHNLSPEWKIYAKQVKANAKKLGEVLISRGFDLVSGGTDNHLILMSFLNRDFSGKDADIALGNAGITVNKNTVPGETRSPFITSGIRVGSPALTARGMKEAEFELIANKIADVLSDINNASLQEKIKGELKELAHKFIIYDKATF; encoded by the coding sequence ATGAGTTTGCAAAGCTATGATAAAGATATTTACGACCTAGTAAATTTAGAGTTAAAACGCCAGTGTGACCACCTTGAGATGATCGCTAGCGAAAATTTCACATATCCAGAAGTCATGGAAGTGATGGGTTCAATCCTAACAAACAAATACGCCGAAGGCTACCCTGGAAAGAGATATTATGGTGGCTGCGAATTTGTCGATGAGATCGAGCAAATCGCGATCGATAGATGCAAAGAGCTCTTTGGATGCGAATTTGCAAACGTTCAGCCAAACTCAGGCTCTCAGGCAAACCAAGGCGTTTATGGTGCTTTGCTTAACCCAGGCGATAAAATTTTAGGCATGGATCTAAGCCACGGCGGACACCTAACACACGGCGCAAAGGTAAGCAGCTCTGGCAAGATGTATGAGAGCTTCTTTTACGGCGTCGAGCTTGATGGTCGCATAAACTACGATAGAGTTATGGATATCGCAAAGATAGTAAAACCAAAGATGATCGTTTGTGGCGCGAGCGCATACACAAGAGAGATCGAGTTTAAGAAATTTAGAGAGATAGCTGACGCTGTTGGTGCGATACTATTTGCAGACGTTGCTCACATCGCTGGTCTTGTAGTAGCTGGTGAGCATCAAAATCCTTTCCCACACTGCGACGTCGTAAGCTCAACTACACATAAAACTCTAAGAGGCCCAAGAGGCGGTATAATAATGACAAACAACGAAGAGTACGCTAAAAAGATAAACTCTTCTATCTTCCCAGGCATCCAGGGCGGACCACTAGTTCACGTCATCGCTGCAAAGGCAGTTGGCTTTAAGCACAACCTTAGCCCTGAGTGGAAAATTTACGCTAAACAAGTAAAAGCAAACGCTAAAAAACTTGGCGAAGTGCTAATAAGTAGAGGCTTTGATCTAGTAAGTGGCGGCACTGATAACCACCTAATCCTAATGAGCTTCTTAAACCGCGATTTTAGCGGAAAAGACGCAGATATCGCTCTAGGAAATGCTGGCATAACTGTAAATAAAAATACAGTTCCAGGCGAGACAAGAAGTCCGTTTATCACAAGCGGCATACGTGTAGGTAGCCCAGCTCTAACAGCTCGTGGCATGAAAGAGGCTGAGTTTGAGCTAATAGCAAACAAGATAGCTGACGTGCTAAGCGACATCAACAACGCATCTTTACAAGAGAAGATCAAGGGCGAGTTAAAAGAACTAGCTCATAAATTTATAATCTATGATAAAGCGACATTTTGA
- a CDS encoding ribonuclease domain-containing protein — MNKRLFPALVAFVIAIIVGTFFFSKEGGEANKNAQILLEQLNKEGQKSQSLAENGSYTSKDEVALYIYKFNKLPKNFITKKEALELGWDAKSGNLWQVSGGKSIGGDRFSNREKRLPEADGRKWFECDVNYNGGRRGAERILYSNDGLIYYTPDHYEHFYLLYEKRMQ, encoded by the coding sequence TTGAACAAAAGACTTTTTCCAGCCTTAGTCGCCTTTGTCATTGCCATCATCGTGGGCACCTTCTTTTTTTCAAAAGAGGGCGGCGAGGCAAACAAAAACGCTCAAATTTTACTTGAGCAGCTAAACAAAGAGGGGCAAAAGAGCCAGAGCCTTGCAGAAAATGGCTCATACACCTCAAAAGATGAGGTCGCACTTTATATCTATAAATTTAACAAGCTGCCAAAGAATTTCATAACTAAAAAAGAGGCACTTGAACTTGGCTGGGACGCAAAAAGCGGAAATTTATGGCAGGTAAGTGGCGGCAAAAGCATCGGTGGAGATAGATTTTCAAACCGAGAAAAGAGGCTGCCTGAGGCTGATGGTAGAAAGTGGTTTGAGTGCGATGTGAATTATAATGGCGGCAGGCGTGGCGCTGAGAGAATTTTATATTCAAACGACGGACTTATCTACTATACGCCTGATCACTACGAGCATTTTTACCTGCTTTATGAGAAGAGGATGCAATGA